The genome window ATCCGCGGGTCGGCGGTGAACCAAGACGGGCGCAGTGCGGGGCTGACGGCGCCGAGCCAGCGTTCTCAGCAGCGGGTGATCGAACAGGCGTTGGCCAGTGCGGGCGCGAAGCCGGAAGAGATCAGTTACGTCGAGGCGCACGGAACGGGGACGCCGCTGGGCGACCCGATCGAAATCGAGGCGCTGACCAACGTCGTGGGTCGGCCGCGGGAGGACGGGTCGACGTGCAAGGTCGGGTCGGTGAAGACGAACTTCGGTCACCTGGAGGCGGCGGCCGGAGTAGCGGGTCTGATCAAGGTGGCTCTGTCGCTGCGGCACCGGGAGATTCCACCGCACCTGAACTTCCAGCAGTTGAACCCGGGGATCACGTTCGAGAACACGCCGTTCGAGATTCCGACGGCGCTCGAACCGTGGGAACCGGCGGGGGATCGGCGCCTGGGCGGTGTCAGTTCGTTTGGATTCTCGGGGACGAATGCGCACGTGATCCTGGAGGAAGCTCCCAAGGATGAGCGTCCGACCGCTTCTGCTGAAGCGACGTCCGGTGGTGACGACGCACCGCACGTGCTCGTGCTGTCGGGGCACGGTTCGGCGGCGCTCTCCGAGCGCGCGCGCACGATGAGTCGCCGTTTGCGGACGCCAGACGCCAAATCGTCTCTCGGCGACATATGCTTCACGGCAAGCCGGCATCGCACCCACCATACGGACCGACTGGCCGTCGTCGGTGAAGGCGCCGACGAGATCGCCGACAAGCTCGACGCGTTTGCGGACGCGCGCGAGCAGCCGGGTCTAGTTGCTGGACGGGTGCGCTCCGGCGCGGCGCCGCGAATCGCCTTTGTCTTCCCTGGCCAAGGCTCGCAGTGGCGCAGCATGGGGCTCGAGCTCTACGAACATGAGCCGGTGTTTCGCGCCGCGCTCGACGACTGCGCGCGAGCCATCCAGCAGCATGCTGGCTGGGATCTGCTGCGCGAGATCCGGGGCGAGGACCGGTCGGGGATTCAGAGCGGGCAGGTCGACGTGGTGCAGCCGGCTCTCTTCTCGATTCAGGTGGCCCTCGCGACGTTCTGGCGAAGCCTGGGCATCGAGCCCGACGTCGTCGTTGGGCACAGCATGGGTGAGGTGGCGGCAGCGCACATTGCGGGAGCGCTTTCGTTGGACGACGCGACCCGCGTGATCTGTGAGCGGAGCCGACTGGTCCGGACCGGGGCGGCGCTGGGCGGCATGATGGTCGTGGAGTTGTCTTTGGATGAGGCGCGGGCCGCGATCGAGACCCGCACGGCGCAGCTGGCGGTGGCGGCGAGCAACGGCCCCCGGTCCTCCATTCTCTCCGGCCGGATCGACGCGCTCGATGCGGTCCAGGCGGAGCTCGAAGGGAAGCAGGTCTTCTGTCGGCGCGTGAAGGTGGACTACGCGTCGCACAGTCCCCAGATGGACGGGCTCCTGCCCGACGTGGTGGAGGCCCTGAGCGACCTGCAACCCGGACCGACGAATGTTCCGTTTCTCTCGACCGTCCGCGGCGACGTCACCGATGGCGCCCAACTCGACGGCGCCTATTGGGCGCGCAATCTTCGCGAGCCGGTCCTGTTCTGGAACGCCATCGAGAAGATTCTCGAGCGGCCACCGTGCGTTCTGCTCGAGGTGAGCCCCCACCCGGTACTCCTCCCGGGCGTCGCCGACGCTCTGCGCGGCGAGGAGGGGGCGACGATCGTGACGTCGCTGCGACGCGATCAACCCGAGCGCGCCGTCCTCCGGGAGTCTCTCGCCGCCCTGCATTGCGCCGGGGTCGAGGCCGATTGGGAGCGGATCTACCCGAGTGGTCGCTGCGTCGCGCTGCCCACGTACCCGTGGCAGCGGGAGCGCTACTGGCTGGACGAGTCGCTTGCGGAGCGAAACCTGACCTTGACTTCGCCGGGAGGTGGCGCCGGAGGTGTGGGAACGGCTGCCGGACATCCGCTCCTGGGCCACGGCTTCGCTTCCGCGCAGGGTGCGCACGTGTTCGAGGTCGCGATCGGGCTGGAGACGCACGCCTACCTGGCCGACCACCGGGTAGAGGACAAGGCGTGGCTCCCGGCCGCGGCGTACACCGAGATGGCTCTCGCGGCGGCTGCGAACGTAGGCGACGACGCGCCGCGGGTGGACACGTTGACCTTCGAGACGCCACTGATCCTCCCCGACGACGGGGTCCGGACGTTGCAGGTCGTGCTGAGCCCCGACGGGGAGGACCACGCGACCGTAGAGTTCTTCACGCGCCTCGGCGAGGAGGACGGTTTCCGGTCCACCTGGACGCGCCACGCACACGGTCGGGTGCAGTGGACGACTGAGACGGCCGAGTTGGCCGCTCCCTCACTCGAGGCGATGAAGGTGCGCTGTGCCGATTCGGTCGAGATCGAGGAGTTCTACGAGGCGCTTGCCGCGACGGGTCTCGAATACGGTCCGCGCTTTCGCGGAGTGAAGGAGCTCTACCGAGGCGTCGATGAGGCGCTAGGTCGGATCGAGCTCTCCGAGAGTGAAGAGGCCGAAGCGAGCGCGTACGGCGTGCATCCGGCGCTCCTCGATGCCGCGTTTCAGGTCTTTGGTGCGACCTTCACCGGCGCGGAGCGAATCGGGACGTATCTTCCGGCGACACTGGAACACGTGCGCCGGCTCGGCACCTGCGGGTCCGGCCTGTGGGCCCACGCGCGACTCGTGGAAGGCGAGCCCGGCTCCTCGGAAGAGCTCTCGGCGGAGGTTCGACTCCTGAACGGGGCGGGCGAACTGGTGATGGAGGTCGGAGCTCTACGTGCCCGACGGTTCGGCGGTGCGTCGGAGAAGGCGAGCTGGGAGGACTGGCTGTATCGTCTGGAGTGGCGCGCCGAGGAGCGGACGGCCGGCGTGGCAGACACGGAGCGTGGGACGTGGATCGTCCTCGGCGACTCCGGGCGCCGCGGCGAGATCGAGGCCGGGCTCGTGGCCCGCGGCCAGGAGGTCCTGTCGGTTGGTTTCGGCGGCGGGTACGCGCGCACCGTCACGGGCTATCAGATCGATCCGACCCGCCCGGAGGACTACCAGCAGTTCCTGCGCGACGCCTTTTCGAACGGGCGTCCCGCTTGCCGCGGAGTTCTCCATCTCTGTGACGATGGCGTCGACGACCTCACGGAGGCACAGCGCCGGGGCGTCGGGAGCGTTCTGCACCTCGTGCAGGCACTCGCCCACATCGGCTGGCGCGACGCTCCTCGTCTCTGGCTCGTGACGTGCGGTGCGCAGGCGGTGGAGTCGAGCGAGACCGTTCCAGGTCTGTCGCAGGCTCCGCTCTGGGGGCTCGGCAAGGTCGTGGCGCTCGAGCATCCCGAGTTGCGCTGCACACGGCTCGACCTCGACCCGGCGGACGCCGGAGTACCCGACGCGCTGATCGCCGAGCTGCTCGCGGACATGCACGAGGACGAGATCGCGCTTCGCGGATCGCAGCGTTACGTACATCGCCTGTCGACCGCCGAGGCGGAAGCGCCGGCGGAGACGCCCCGCGGCGTCCCGGAGCCAGCCGGGGACCGGCCCTTTCGTCTCCTGGCCGACGACAAGGGCGTCCTCGACGACATCACGCTCTGCGAGGTCGACCGACCGGCGCCTGGGCCCGGCCAGGTCGAGATCGAAATTCGCGCGGCGGGCCTGAACTTCCGCGACGTTCTTCTCGCACTCGACGCCGTTCCACCAGAGTACCAGGACGAGGGCCCGGTCGTGTTGGGCCGGGAGTGTTCGGGGGTGGTGAGTGCCGTCGGCGCGGACGTGACGGACGTCGCCGTCGGGGACGAGGTCGTGACCGTCGCGCCAGGTTGTTTTGCGCGCTACGTGTTGGCCCCGGCCGCGTTCGCGGTTCCGAAGCCCAGCGGCCTGAGCTTCGAAGAGGCGGCGTCGGTTCCCCTGGTGTTCATGACGGCGCACTACGGATTGAACCACCTGGCGCGCATTCGAGCTGGCGAGCGGGTTCTGATTCACGCCGCCGCCGGTGGGGTGGGTCAGGCCGCGGTGCAGCTGGCGCAGCGTGCCGGCGCCGAAGTGTTCGCCACCGCCGGAAGCGAGGCGAAGCGTACTTTCCTCCGGGAGCAGGGCATCGCTCACGTGATGGACTCGCGAACGCTCGCGTTCGCAGACGAGGTCATGGCGGCAACGGATGGTCAGGGCGTCGACGTCGTTCTGAACTCGCTTGCTGGAGAGGCGATGGAGAAGAGCCTCGACACGCTGGGGCCGTGCGGGCGCTTCGTCGAAATCGGAATCCGCGACATCCTCGACAACCGGTCGGTCGGTCTTCTGCCATTCCAGCGCGGGCTCTCGTATGCCGCCGTGCAGCTCGCCGCGTTGGCGGTCGATCGGCCCCCCCTGTTCGCGTCGCTCCTGCGGGAGACGATGGACGGGTTCGAGACGGGTGGGTTCTCGCCCATCCCGATGGTCGAGTTCGGTTTGGGCGACGCCCACGAGGCGTTTCGCTTCATGGCGCAGGCGAAGCACATCGGAAAGGTCGTTCTGACCGCTGGTGATCCGTCCAAGACGCCGATCGTGCCGGCCTCCGGTGCGTCCGGAGCCGCTCTGCGACCCGACGCGACGTACCTGATCACCGGAGGGCTGGGTGGTCTCGGAATGGAGGTCGCGGGCTGGATGGCGGAACGTGGCGCGCGTGACCTCATCCTTCTAGGGAGGAGTGGTCCGGGCGAAGCAGCCCGCGACGGCATTGCGCGGCTTCGTGCGGCGGGCGTGACGGTGCGCGTGGCACGAGGTGACGTGTCGAAGATCGCCGACATGCGCCGGGTGTGGGACGAGATGGCGGATGGTCCACCCCTGCGCGGGGTGATTCACGCAGCCGGCGTCCTGGACGACGGCATGTTGCTCGGCCAGACGGCCGAGCGGTTCGCGGCGGTGATGGCGCCGAAGGTCGCGGGCGCGCGGAATCTCCACGAGCTCACGCGGGATCAGAACCTCGACGTGTTCGTCCTCTTCTCTTCCGCGGCCGCCCTGCTGGGCTCGCCGGGCCAGGGGAACTACGTGGCGGCGAATTCGTACCTGGACGCGCTGGCCCACCACCGCCGGGCCGCCGGCCTGCCCGGGCTCAGCATCAACTGGGGCGCGTGGTCGGATGTCGGCCTCGTCGCGGCCGAATCACGTCGACGCGAGAACGTGGGGCTGCGTGGTGTGCAGAGCCTCTCTCCGACAGAGGCCCTCGAAGCCCTCGGACGGATCCTCCCGTGGGCAGCGCCTCAGATCGGAGTGATGCCGCTCAACCTGCGGCAGTGGTTCCAGTCGTTCCCGAAGACGGCCGAGCTCCCGCTCATGGCGGAGCTGGCGGCAGCGGCGGTGCATGTCGGTAAACGACCCAGAGAACGCAGCGCGCTCGAAACCGCGCTGCGCGAGCTCGAGTCGGTCGAGGCTCGTCAATCACTTCTGGCCTCGTCGCTGCGCCACCAGGTGGGCCTCGTGCTCCGCCTGGACCCGGAGAGGATCGAAATGGATTGCCCGCTCACCGAGCTCGGCCTCGATTCCCTCATGGCTCTCGAACTCCGCAACCGCTTGGAGACCAACTTCGGGGTCGAGCTGTCCGCCACGATGGCGTTCAACTACCCGACGATCGCGACCCTGGCCCCGGTACTCGGTCAGAAGATGGGTGTGCTCGAGGGGCTCGGCCCGGTGCGGAGCGAGATGCGCGACGCGATTGCGGGCGAGGACCCGGGCGGCTTGCAGGGGTTCATCGAAGAGCTCCAGGACATGTCCGAAGACGAGGTCGAAGCCCAGCTCGAGCAGGAGCTGGGAGCGCTCGCCTCGTAAGAGCGAGCTGTGGCCCGACGATCGGCCCGACTTTTCGGCTCGTGCCAGAAGCTCCGCCGACCGGCGACGCGCCCGACGGTCCATCTCGGCGCTCGCCTCACGTCCGGGGCCGCCGTCGCCCGGCGTACCCCCCCCCCCGCGCCGTGGTTACGCGCCTCGGTCGTCTCTCTGGATCGACTCGATGCAAGTGGGTGAGTCTGTGCGCCTCGGTTTGCCAATCCTGGCGAACCGGTCCACCGGAAGCGGCCATCCCCGGGGCCGCATAGACCCCGGTGCCCATGGTGGACGCGGCTCCCCGAGCTCTCGCCCGCGGGCATAGCGCTTGCAGATCCGCCTGGGTGCACCGACGTGCTCGACACGAGGGGAGTCCAGATGACGCCGAAGCGAGAGAAGCCCGATGATCGGGTGCTCCTGAGAGAATCCGCCACCGCGCTCCAGCGGTTGAAGACCCGCATCGGCGTGCTCGAGCGGGAGAAGTCCGGGCCGCTGGCAATCATCGGGATGGGCTGCCGTCTCCCCGGTGGCGCCGATTCGCCCGAGGCCTTCTGGCAGCTGCTTCGCGACGGACGCGACGCAGTCTCCGAGATTCCCCCCGAGCGCTGGGACGCCGACGAGCACTACCACCCCGACCCGGGCACGCCGGGCAAGATGAGCACGCGGTGGGGCGGCTTCCTCGATCAGGTCGATCAGTTCGATGCGGACTTCTTCGGTATCTCACCGCGAGAAGCACGCTACATGGACCCGCAGCACCGCGTCGTTCTCGAGGTCGCGTATCAGGCCCTCGAGGACGCGGGCATGCCGCTCGAGAAGATCTCGGGCTCGTCCACGGGAATCTTCATCGGCCTGAGTTCCGTCGACTATTCGGTCGTGAACATCTCGAACGCGAGCGACCCCTTCCTCACCGTAGGGAGCTCGCCCGCGATGCTGTCGGGACGACTGGCTTCGCTGTTCAATTTCACCGGACCGAACATGGTGCTGGACACCGCGTGCTCGTCGTCCCTCGTCGCGACGCACCTCGCGTGTCGGAGTCTCCGCCAGAAGGAGTGCAGCACCGCGCTGGTCGGGGGCGTGAACGTCATTCTGAGTCCGCACGTGACCATGGCCTTCTCGGCCGGCGGTTTCATGTCTCCCGATGGCCGGTGCAAGGCGTTCGATGCCCGCGCCGACGGCTACGTACGCGCGGAGGGCTGCGGGATCATCGTGTTGAAGCGCCTGGAGGACGCGCTCGCCGACGGCGACCGGATCTGGGCGCTCATTCGCGGAACGGCGGCCAACCAGGCTGGTCGGAGCGCCGGACGTACGGCTCCGAATCCCAAGGCCCAGCGGCTCGCGATCGAGCAGGCGCTCGCCGACGGACAGGTCTCGCCCGACGACCTCGGGTATGTCGAAGCGCACGGAACCGGCACGCCGCTCGGAGACCCGATCGAGATCGAAGCACTCAGCGCCGTTCTCGGTGGCCCGCGCGCGGACGGTTCGTCGTGCCGGATCGGAAGCGTCAAATCCAACCTGGGCCACCTCGAAGCGGCCGCCGGCATTACGGGAGTGATCAAGACGGCCCTCGCGCTGCGCCACGAGGAGATTCCAGCCCACCTCCACTTCACGAAGCTCAGCCCGCGCATCTCCCTCGACAACACGCCCCTCGCAGTTGCCGCCGATCTCACGTCGTGGGCCGCGGGCGAGAAGCGGCGCTTCGCGGGCGTGAGTTCCTTCGGTTTCAGCGGGACCAACGCGCACGTCGTCCTGGAAGAGGCACCGGCCGACGCCGTGGTCGCGACGCAAGAGACACAGGTCGAGTCGTCGAAGCCGCAGCTGTTGCCGCTTTCCGCGCGCAGCCCGGAGGCGCTTCGAGAGAGCGCGCGCTCGTACCGGGAACTCCTGCTCGGCGACGGTCCGCCCTTGTCCGACGTGTGCTTCACCGCAGCCCTGCGACGAACCCATCACGCGGACCGCTTCGGGCTCGTCGGGACCTCGCGCGAGGAGATGGTTCGTCATCTCGACTCCTTCCTCGAGCGTGCCTGTGCCGCCGAGACCGAGGATGTGGCGGCTCCCGCGCCACGCAAGCTCGCGTTCGTCTTTCCCGGACAGGGCTCCCAGTGGATCGGCATGGGCCAGGAGCTGAGCGCTCGCTATCCTGTCTTCCGCGAGGCCCTGGAGCGGTGCGAGCAGGCGATCTCGAAGTTCGTGGATTGGTCGCTGCGCGAAGAGATCGCGGGCGGATCGCGCCTCGCGGAGAACGCGGCTGAAGTGACGCAGCCGGCGATCTTCGCGGTGCAGGTCGCTCTGGTGGCCTTGTGGCGATCGCTCGGTATCGAGCCGGCCATGGTCGTGGGCCACAGCATGGGCGAGGTCGCGGCCGCTCACGTCGCCGGCATCTTGTCTCTCGAGGACGCGGCGCAGGTGATCTGCGAGCGGAGCCGCCTGGCCACCACGGTCAGCGGTCGGGGAAGCATGCTCGCAACCGAGCTGTCCTTCGACGAGGCGACCGCCGTCGTTGCGAAGTACGCGGGACGCGCGGCGGTGGCGGCGAATAATAGTCCGCGTTCGTGCTTGCTCGCCGGCGAGGCGGATGCGCTGGCGGAGATCGCCACCGCCCTCGAAGCCCGGCAGGTGTTCTGCCGCCGGATCAAGGTCGAGTACGCGGCGCACAGCCCGGAGATGGATCCGCTCCAGCCTGAGCTCGCGCGGCTCCTCGCGGGTATCGAGCCCCACGAGGCAACGGTTCCCATCTTCTCTACCGTCACCGGAAAGATCGAGCACGGGCTGGACTACGGCGCCGAGTACTGGGGACGAAACCTGCGGGAGCCGGTTCTCTTCTGCCCGGCCGTCGAGGCCCTGACGCAGGAGGGATACGACTTCGTCGAGATCTCGCCTCACCCCGTTCTGCTTTCGGCCATCTGCGAAGCCGCCCAGTCGCCGGACGCGGGACGCCCCGCGCTCGTACTGCGATCGCTGCATCGAGACAACGGGGAAGAAGCGAGCCTGCTCGGCTCGCTTGCCGAGCTCTACCGATGTGGCTATCCGGTCGCCTTCGATCGTCTCCACGTGGACGGAGGGCGCGCCGTCCCCCTACCGACGTATCCGTGGCAGCGCCAGCGGTATTGGGTCTCGGGGGAGGCGGACGCCGGAGGTGGCGATGCGAGCGGACGCCCCGCGGGTCGGGCAACCGGCCATCCGCTCCTCGGCGGGATGTTCCAGCCGGCGCTCTCCGGCGATGTGTCCTGCTTCCAGGTCGACGTCGATCTCTCCACGTTGCCGTACCTGGCCGATCATTGTGTCGACGGTGCTCCGTGGCTTCCGGCGGCAGCGGTGGCCGAGATGGTGCGTGCGGCCGCGGCGGAGGTCGCCGTGGATCGGATCCCGTTCGTCGAGGAGCTGAGCTTCGAGCGCCCGGTGGTTCTGTCCGCGGACGCACCGCGGACCCTCCAGCTCGTCCTCACGCGGGGTGGTCCGGAGAGCGCCTCGGTCCAGCTCATGAGTCGCGACGACGCTCCGGCCGAGGGCGGTGTTCTCTGGACGACGCACGCCGTCGGCTCGGTCCGCTTCGAAGTCGCCCCGTCCGAGGTGGAGCCCGACCCTGCGGGCGCGCTCGACGCGATCCGCGCACGCTGCGCCGAATCGATGGCCGTAGCTGGCTTCTACACTGCCATGGACGCCACTGGGCTCCGTTACGGGCCCACGTTCCAGGGACTGACGGAGCTCGGTCGCGGCGACGGCGAAGCCATCGGCCGCGTGGAGCTCGAGGAGTCGACGGCCGGCGACGCAACGCGCTACGGCATCCACCCCGCGCTTCTCGATGCCGCCTTTCAGACCATGGCAGCCAGCCTGGGTGTCGCCAAAGAGGGAACGGGGAGCTACGTGACGAGCGCGCTGCGTGATTTCTCGATCTCCGATGGCGTCGGCCGCGAACTCTGGGTGCACGCGTCCCGCTTGGCCGACCCGGCCGAAGGAACGCTCGAAGCAAAGCTCGACCTTTACGACGGGAGCGGTCGGCGAGTCGGCTCGGTTGGCGCGCTGCGGGTCCAGAGCATCGAGGGAGACGAAGAGACGTCCTGGTTGGACTGGATCTACGAACTCGCCTGGCGCCCGGAGCCGAGGCCCTCCTGCGGTGAGGTCGAGCCCGCCCCGAAGGGGGCATACCTCGCTGTCGCCGAGGACGGGCCTCTCACCAACGCGCTTCGCGAGCGGCTCACGGCGCGCGGCGATCGGTGGATCCACGTCGAACCCGGCGCCGCATTCGCGCGCACGGACGACGATCGATTCCGGGTGAATCTCTCGAGCGCCGAGGAGTGCACACGCCTCTTGCGCGAAGCCTTCGACACCGCGGAGATCCCGTGTCTCGGAATTCTTCACTTGCTTTGCGACGCACCGACTCCCGACGAAACCACGCTCGGCGATCTCGAGCGCGCCCAGGAGCGCGGCACGGTCGCGACACTGCATCTCGTGCAGGCTCTTGCCGAGCGGGCCGCCGCGGATCCCCCTCGGCTGTGGCTGGTCACGCGCGGCGCGCAGGCCCTGGAGGCGGAGCCGGCTCGGTCGGTGGTGCACGCACCGCTCTGGGGCCTGGGCAAAGTGATTGCCCTGGAGCATCCCGAGCTCCGTTGTACCCGGGTCGATCTCGACCCCGACGAGGACGCGCCACGCGACGCCGAGGAGCTCGTGAACGAGATCCTGGTGGACGATCGCGAGGAAGAGATCGCCCTCCGCGGGGAGAATCGATTCGTCCGCCGCCTCGTAACCGCGGAGGCCCCGAAGGAGAAGGATCTCCCCCCGGCGCAGCCCGCCGGGGATCGCCCGTTCCGTCTGCTGACGGATGCGGGTGGTGTGCTCGATTCGATCGAGCTTCGCGAGACGGATCGCCCCGCGCCCGGCCCGGATGAGCTCGAGATCGAGGTCCGCGCGGCCGGGTTGAACTTCAAAGACGTGCTCCTCGCGCTGAACGCC of Candidatus Binatia bacterium contains these proteins:
- a CDS encoding type I polyketide synthase, which encodes MRGSAVNQDGRSAGLTAPSQRSQQRVIEQALASAGAKPEEISYVEAHGTGTPLGDPIEIEALTNVVGRPREDGSTCKVGSVKTNFGHLEAAAGVAGLIKVALSLRHREIPPHLNFQQLNPGITFENTPFEIPTALEPWEPAGDRRLGGVSSFGFSGTNAHVILEEAPKDERPTASAEATSGGDDAPHVLVLSGHGSAALSERARTMSRRLRTPDAKSSLGDICFTASRHRTHHTDRLAVVGEGADEIADKLDAFADAREQPGLVAGRVRSGAAPRIAFVFPGQGSQWRSMGLELYEHEPVFRAALDDCARAIQQHAGWDLLREIRGEDRSGIQSGQVDVVQPALFSIQVALATFWRSLGIEPDVVVGHSMGEVAAAHIAGALSLDDATRVICERSRLVRTGAALGGMMVVELSLDEARAAIETRTAQLAVAASNGPRSSILSGRIDALDAVQAELEGKQVFCRRVKVDYASHSPQMDGLLPDVVEALSDLQPGPTNVPFLSTVRGDVTDGAQLDGAYWARNLREPVLFWNAIEKILERPPCVLLEVSPHPVLLPGVADALRGEEGATIVTSLRRDQPERAVLRESLAALHCAGVEADWERIYPSGRCVALPTYPWQRERYWLDESLAERNLTLTSPGGGAGGVGTAAGHPLLGHGFASAQGAHVFEVAIGLETHAYLADHRVEDKAWLPAAAYTEMALAAAANVGDDAPRVDTLTFETPLILPDDGVRTLQVVLSPDGEDHATVEFFTRLGEEDGFRSTWTRHAHGRVQWTTETAELAAPSLEAMKVRCADSVEIEEFYEALAATGLEYGPRFRGVKELYRGVDEALGRIELSESEEAEASAYGVHPALLDAAFQVFGATFTGAERIGTYLPATLEHVRRLGTCGSGLWAHARLVEGEPGSSEELSAEVRLLNGAGELVMEVGALRARRFGGASEKASWEDWLYRLEWRAEERTAGVADTERGTWIVLGDSGRRGEIEAGLVARGQEVLSVGFGGGYARTVTGYQIDPTRPEDYQQFLRDAFSNGRPACRGVLHLCDDGVDDLTEAQRRGVGSVLHLVQALAHIGWRDAPRLWLVTCGAQAVESSETVPGLSQAPLWGLGKVVALEHPELRCTRLDLDPADAGVPDALIAELLADMHEDEIALRGSQRYVHRLSTAEAEAPAETPRGVPEPAGDRPFRLLADDKGVLDDITLCEVDRPAPGPGQVEIEIRAAGLNFRDVLLALDAVPPEYQDEGPVVLGRECSGVVSAVGADVTDVAVGDEVVTVAPGCFARYVLAPAAFAVPKPSGLSFEEAASVPLVFMTAHYGLNHLARIRAGERVLIHAAAGGVGQAAVQLAQRAGAEVFATAGSEAKRTFLREQGIAHVMDSRTLAFADEVMAATDGQGVDVVLNSLAGEAMEKSLDTLGPCGRFVEIGIRDILDNRSVGLLPFQRGLSYAAVQLAALAVDRPPLFASLLRETMDGFETGGFSPIPMVEFGLGDAHEAFRFMAQAKHIGKVVLTAGDPSKTPIVPASGASGAALRPDATYLITGGLGGLGMEVAGWMAERGARDLILLGRSGPGEAARDGIARLRAAGVTVRVARGDVSKIADMRRVWDEMADGPPLRGVIHAAGVLDDGMLLGQTAERFAAVMAPKVAGARNLHELTRDQNLDVFVLFSSAAALLGSPGQGNYVAANSYLDALAHHRRAAGLPGLSINWGAWSDVGLVAAESRRRENVGLRGVQSLSPTEALEALGRILPWAAPQIGVMPLNLRQWFQSFPKTAELPLMAELAAAAVHVGKRPRERSALETALRELESVEARQSLLASSLRHQVGLVLRLDPERIEMDCPLTELGLDSLMALELRNRLETNFGVELSATMAFNYPTIATLAPVLGQKMGVLEGLGPVRSEMRDAIAGEDPGGLQGFIEELQDMSEDEVEAQLEQELGALAS
- a CDS encoding type I polyketide synthase; this encodes MTPKREKPDDRVLLRESATALQRLKTRIGVLEREKSGPLAIIGMGCRLPGGADSPEAFWQLLRDGRDAVSEIPPERWDADEHYHPDPGTPGKMSTRWGGFLDQVDQFDADFFGISPREARYMDPQHRVVLEVAYQALEDAGMPLEKISGSSTGIFIGLSSVDYSVVNISNASDPFLTVGSSPAMLSGRLASLFNFTGPNMVLDTACSSSLVATHLACRSLRQKECSTALVGGVNVILSPHVTMAFSAGGFMSPDGRCKAFDARADGYVRAEGCGIIVLKRLEDALADGDRIWALIRGTAANQAGRSAGRTAPNPKAQRLAIEQALADGQVSPDDLGYVEAHGTGTPLGDPIEIEALSAVLGGPRADGSSCRIGSVKSNLGHLEAAAGITGVIKTALALRHEEIPAHLHFTKLSPRISLDNTPLAVAADLTSWAAGEKRRFAGVSSFGFSGTNAHVVLEEAPADAVVATQETQVESSKPQLLPLSARSPEALRESARSYRELLLGDGPPLSDVCFTAALRRTHHADRFGLVGTSREEMVRHLDSFLERACAAETEDVAAPAPRKLAFVFPGQGSQWIGMGQELSARYPVFREALERCEQAISKFVDWSLREEIAGGSRLAENAAEVTQPAIFAVQVALVALWRSLGIEPAMVVGHSMGEVAAAHVAGILSLEDAAQVICERSRLATTVSGRGSMLATELSFDEATAVVAKYAGRAAVAANNSPRSCLLAGEADALAEIATALEARQVFCRRIKVEYAAHSPEMDPLQPELARLLAGIEPHEATVPIFSTVTGKIEHGLDYGAEYWGRNLREPVLFCPAVEALTQEGYDFVEISPHPVLLSAICEAAQSPDAGRPALVLRSLHRDNGEEASLLGSLAELYRCGYPVAFDRLHVDGGRAVPLPTYPWQRQRYWVSGEADAGGGDASGRPAGRATGHPLLGGMFQPALSGDVSCFQVDVDLSTLPYLADHCVDGAPWLPAAAVAEMVRAAAAEVAVDRIPFVEELSFERPVVLSADAPRTLQLVLTRGGPESASVQLMSRDDAPAEGGVLWTTHAVGSVRFEVAPSEVEPDPAGALDAIRARCAESMAVAGFYTAMDATGLRYGPTFQGLTELGRGDGEAIGRVELEESTAGDATRYGIHPALLDAAFQTMAASLGVAKEGTGSYVTSALRDFSISDGVGRELWVHASRLADPAEGTLEAKLDLYDGSGRRVGSVGALRVQSIEGDEETSWLDWIYELAWRPEPRPSCGEVEPAPKGAYLAVAEDGPLTNALRERLTARGDRWIHVEPGAAFARTDDDRFRVNLSSAEECTRLLREAFDTAEIPCLGILHLLCDAPTPDETTLGDLERAQERGTVATLHLVQALAERAAADPPRLWLVTRGAQALEAEPARSVVHAPLWGLGKVIALEHPELRCTRVDLDPDEDAPRDAEELVNEILVDDREEEIALRGENRFVRRLVTAEAPKEKDLPPAQPAGDRPFRLLTDAGGVLDSIELRETDRPAPGPDELEIEVRAAGLNFKDVLLALNAVPPGLVECNDDGQIALGRECSGVVRAVGANVTDHRIGDEVVGITTGCFGRWVLAPSAYTVPKPSRMSFEEAAAVPLVFMTAHYALNHMAQLRSGERVLIHAAAGGVGQAAVQLAQRAGAEVLATAGSEEKREFLRAQGIAHVMDSRTLAFADEVMAATNGAGVDVVLNSLAGDAMEKSLGTLGQRGRFLEIGIRDILDDRAVGLRPFLRGLSYFAVELVALAVDRPELFASLLRETMDGFDCGELRPIPIVEFGLGEAQEAFRFMAQAKHIGKIVLTAGVASETAIIPSIPNRTDLRGDGTYLITGGLGDLGLEVARWMVERGARDLVLLGRSAPGETAREVIAELSAVGATVRVARGDVSSRADVQRVLQEIDDGSRLRGLIHAAGVLADGMLMSQTAERFAEVMAPKVAGAWNLHELTRDRDLDLFVLFSSAVTLIGSPGQANYVAANAFLDSLAHHRRAIGLAGLSINWGAWSDLGFGRVAGLKRRLELHNMRSLQPSQALYALGQVLDWPTPQLGILRLDLKRLFTSFPQALEWPLLGELAERADVGTQGDSPLRTELLEIPFASERISRLQSHLREQFAQVMGVEADRFGVNRPLAEMGLDSLMALELRNRLERSLGMRLSATILFNFPTIHALAPEVGRRMGLLDDPGAAEEPPPPEADPRHAEDLARIEALSDEEAEELLNDRLESLNGEVAL